In Acipenser ruthenus chromosome 6, fAciRut3.2 maternal haplotype, whole genome shotgun sequence, the following proteins share a genomic window:
- the zufsp gene encoding zinc finger-containing ubiquitin peptidase 1 isoform X4, which produces MFTCEICGEEGFSEPDIKTHLLINHFENEMSCPFCCLSGVTYDELEFHINVAHSEENSDAADSSEYPTKELIPQTIGTVHSSTSSHLEMDVDALEGVSSSGETDEVLCTGSLGSHELFNAGTAVSTVPKARPPAPPQGSSETVKVKQVSAQDRDGQRESVTDYREPKKPEPWVSGRTAKHGTQSSQFPGQQDASNDNFEEQVKPKQKRLVSPIKEKMYACPMCALVCRDCYILQEHVELHLQESMAEEKTSHSNQQLVRSPQEAEERRRHDVNLQGIHVLDNNASSKQPVKNVEKLVSPVIDKASPPSVKANTSGAPARKLYQCPMCALVSTNSNVLQEHVELHLMENSMTAADNSQSDLLLAKTLQEEEEKQRRAEEAGREAEEFRKLQNQFGLDNSGGYKQQHIQNMERAVARGQMVPAEFHRRKAEMMESLALGVDDGRTKTSGVIRALYGYYQRDGRDVARVWLCAETDHFHSSGGDKGWGCGYRNFQMLVSSLLKMDQYKDCFKDKTVPCIPKVQALIEDAWKEGADPQGASHFNRKLQGTRAWIGATEIYSILISLRVKSRILDFHCPTGPSDTHPRLFQWVRDYYSTAMGRGERLPPRVVQTASPPIYLQHQGHSRTIIGIEERKNGNLCLLIFDPGCPSQELQKLLQPDLSGARLKHLRKLPSALKHKQYQIVAVEGTLSQEEKHVRLQNSRILQAEKIP; this is translated from the exons ATGTTTACCTGTGAAATCTGTGGGGAGGAGGGATTTTCTGAACCTGATATAAAGACCCATCTGCTCATAAACCATTTCGAAAATGAGATGAGCTGCCCCTTCTGCTGCTTATCGGGGGTCACCTACGATGAACTGGAGTTCCACATTAATGTAGCCCACTCTGAGGAAAACAGTGATGCAGCAGACAGCAGTGAATATCCCACTAAGGAACTCATCCCGCAGACCATCGGAACTGTTCACAGTAGTACAAGCAGCCATTTAGAAATGGATGTTGATGCTTTAGAAGGAGTATCGAGCTCTGGGGAGACGGATGAAGTGTTGTGTACTGGTTCCCTAGGAAGCCATGAATTGTTTAATGCAGGAACTGCTGTTTCTACGGTTCCAAAGGCCCGACCTCCAGCCCCGCCTCAAGGTTCTTCAGAAACGGTGAAGGTAAAACAAGTTTCCGCACAGGACAGAGATGGACAGAGAGAGTCCGTCACAGACTACAGGGAACCAAAAAAGCCTGAGCCCTGGGTTTCTGGGAGAACTGCAAAGCATGGTACACAGAGCAGCCAATTCCCCGGACAGCAGGATGCATCTAATGACAATTTTGAAGAACaagtaaaaccaaaacaaaagcgCTTGGTGTCCCCTATAAAAG AAAAAATGTATGCATGTCCAATGTGTGCACTTGTGTGCAGGGATTGCTACATTCTGCAGGAACATGTTGAGCTACACCTTCAAGAAAGCATGgctgaag AAAAGACCAGCCACTCCAATCAGCAGCTGGTTAGAAGTCCACAGGAGGCTGAGGAAAGGCGGAGACATGATGTAAATTTG CAGGGTATCCATGTCTTGGATAACAACGCAAGTTCCAAACAACCAGTTAAAAATGTAGAAAAACTTGTATCGCCAGTGATTGATAAGGCTTCACCACCTAGTGTGAAAGCCAACACGTCAG GGGCTCCGGCAAGAAAACTATATCAATGTCCTATGTGTGCCCTCGTCAGCACAAACAGTAACGTCTTGCAGGAGCATGTTGAGCTGCACTTAATGGAAAACAGCATGACTGCAG CAGATAACTCCCAATCAGACCTGCTCCTGGCTAAAACGTTACAAGAGGAAGAAGAGAAGCAAAGAAGAGCTGAGGAGGCCGGACGGGAGGCTGAGGAGTTTCGGAAGCTGCAG AATCAGTTTGGTTTAGATAATAGCGGTGGCTACAAGCAGCAGCACATTCAAAATATGGAGAGAGCCGTTGCCCGAGGCCAGATGGTGCCAGCAGAGTTCCACAGACGAAAAGCAGAAATGATGGAATCATTAGCTTTAGGGGTAGATGATGGCAGAACCAAAACGTCAG GTGTAATTAGAGCATTGTATGGCTACTATCAGAGAGACGGCAGGGACGTAGCACGCGTGTGGCTTTGTGCTGAAACAGACCATTTCCACTCCTCGGGAGGAGATAAGGGCTGGGGATGTGGATACAGGAATTTCCAGATGCTTGTGTCCTCCCTGTTAAAGATGGACCAGTACAAGGATTGCTTTAAAG ataAGACAGTTCCTTGTATTCCAAAGGTTCAGGCTCTGATTGAAGATGCCTGGAAAGAAGGTGCTGATCCTCAAGGTGCGTCCCATTTTAATCGCAAGCTGCAGGGCACACGCGCCTGGATTGGGGCCACCGAAATCTACTCTATACTGATATCGCTACGAGTGAA GTCTCGCATACTCGATTTTCACTGCCCGACTGGCCCTTCTGATACTCACCCTCGATTGTTCCAGTGGGTAAGAGACTACTATTCAACGGCCATGGGCAGAGGAGAAAGACTGCCACCAAGGGTCGTTCAGACTGCTAGTCCTCCAATTTATCTGCAGCACCAAG GTCATAGTCGTACAATTATAGGCATTGAGGAAAGGAAGAATGGAAACCTTTGCCTTTTGATATTTGACCCTGGTTGTCCCTCCCAAGAGTTGCAGAAGTTATTGCAGCCAGATCTCAGCGGTGCCAGACTTAAACATCTCCGCAAATTACCCAGTGCCTTAAAACACAAGCAGTACCAAATAGTGGCAGTAGAGGGCACCCTTTCACAAGAAGAGAAACAT GTACGGCTGCAAAATTCTAGAATTCTACAAGCTGAGAAGATTCCTTGA
- the zufsp gene encoding zinc finger-containing ubiquitin peptidase 1 isoform X3, producing MFTCEICGEEGFSEPDIKTHLLINHFENEMSCPFCCLSGVTYDELEFHINVAHSEENSDAADSSEYPTKELIPQTIGTVHSSTSSHLEMDVDALEGVSSSGETDEVLCTGSLGSHELFNAGTAVSTVPKARPPAPPQGSSETVKVKQVSAQDRDGQRESVTDYREPKKPEPWVSGRTAKHGTQSSQFPGQQDASNDNFEEQVKPKQKRLVSPIKGISTEKMYACPMCALVCRDCYILQEHVELHLQESMAEEKTSHSNQQLVRSPQEAEERRRHDVNLQGIHVLDNNASSKQPVKNVEKLVSPVIDKASPPSVKANTSGAPARKLYQCPMCALVSTNSNVLQEHVELHLMENSMTADNSQSDLLLAKTLQEEEEKQRRAEEAGREAEEFRKLQNQFGLDNSGGYKQQHIQNMERAVARGQMVPAEFHRRKAEMMESLALGVDDGRTKTSGVIRALYGYYQRDGRDVARVWLCAETDHFHSSGGDKGWGCGYRNFQMLVSSLLKMDQYKDCFKDKTVPCIPKVQALIEDAWKEGADPQGASHFNRKLQGTRAWIGATEIYSILISLRVKSRILDFHCPTGPSDTHPRLFQWVRDYYSTAMGRGERLPPRVVQTASPPIYLQHQGHSRTIIGIEERKNGNLCLLIFDPGCPSQELQKLLQPDLSGARLKHLRKLPSALKHKQYQIVAVEGTLSQEEKHVRLQNSRILQAEKIP from the exons ATGTTTACCTGTGAAATCTGTGGGGAGGAGGGATTTTCTGAACCTGATATAAAGACCCATCTGCTCATAAACCATTTCGAAAATGAGATGAGCTGCCCCTTCTGCTGCTTATCGGGGGTCACCTACGATGAACTGGAGTTCCACATTAATGTAGCCCACTCTGAGGAAAACAGTGATGCAGCAGACAGCAGTGAATATCCCACTAAGGAACTCATCCCGCAGACCATCGGAACTGTTCACAGTAGTACAAGCAGCCATTTAGAAATGGATGTTGATGCTTTAGAAGGAGTATCGAGCTCTGGGGAGACGGATGAAGTGTTGTGTACTGGTTCCCTAGGAAGCCATGAATTGTTTAATGCAGGAACTGCTGTTTCTACGGTTCCAAAGGCCCGACCTCCAGCCCCGCCTCAAGGTTCTTCAGAAACGGTGAAGGTAAAACAAGTTTCCGCACAGGACAGAGATGGACAGAGAGAGTCCGTCACAGACTACAGGGAACCAAAAAAGCCTGAGCCCTGGGTTTCTGGGAGAACTGCAAAGCATGGTACACAGAGCAGCCAATTCCCCGGACAGCAGGATGCATCTAATGACAATTTTGAAGAACaagtaaaaccaaaacaaaagcgCTTGGTGTCCCCTATAAAAGGT ATTTCTACAGAAAAAATGTATGCATGTCCAATGTGTGCACTTGTGTGCAGGGATTGCTACATTCTGCAGGAACATGTTGAGCTACACCTTCAAGAAAGCATGgctgaag AAAAGACCAGCCACTCCAATCAGCAGCTGGTTAGAAGTCCACAGGAGGCTGAGGAAAGGCGGAGACATGATGTAAATTTG CAGGGTATCCATGTCTTGGATAACAACGCAAGTTCCAAACAACCAGTTAAAAATGTAGAAAAACTTGTATCGCCAGTGATTGATAAGGCTTCACCACCTAGTGTGAAAGCCAACACGTCAG GGGCTCCGGCAAGAAAACTATATCAATGTCCTATGTGTGCCCTCGTCAGCACAAACAGTAACGTCTTGCAGGAGCATGTTGAGCTGCACTTAATGGAAAACAGCATGACTGCAG ATAACTCCCAATCAGACCTGCTCCTGGCTAAAACGTTACAAGAGGAAGAAGAGAAGCAAAGAAGAGCTGAGGAGGCCGGACGGGAGGCTGAGGAGTTTCGGAAGCTGCAG AATCAGTTTGGTTTAGATAATAGCGGTGGCTACAAGCAGCAGCACATTCAAAATATGGAGAGAGCCGTTGCCCGAGGCCAGATGGTGCCAGCAGAGTTCCACAGACGAAAAGCAGAAATGATGGAATCATTAGCTTTAGGGGTAGATGATGGCAGAACCAAAACGTCAG GTGTAATTAGAGCATTGTATGGCTACTATCAGAGAGACGGCAGGGACGTAGCACGCGTGTGGCTTTGTGCTGAAACAGACCATTTCCACTCCTCGGGAGGAGATAAGGGCTGGGGATGTGGATACAGGAATTTCCAGATGCTTGTGTCCTCCCTGTTAAAGATGGACCAGTACAAGGATTGCTTTAAAG ataAGACAGTTCCTTGTATTCCAAAGGTTCAGGCTCTGATTGAAGATGCCTGGAAAGAAGGTGCTGATCCTCAAGGTGCGTCCCATTTTAATCGCAAGCTGCAGGGCACACGCGCCTGGATTGGGGCCACCGAAATCTACTCTATACTGATATCGCTACGAGTGAA GTCTCGCATACTCGATTTTCACTGCCCGACTGGCCCTTCTGATACTCACCCTCGATTGTTCCAGTGGGTAAGAGACTACTATTCAACGGCCATGGGCAGAGGAGAAAGACTGCCACCAAGGGTCGTTCAGACTGCTAGTCCTCCAATTTATCTGCAGCACCAAG GTCATAGTCGTACAATTATAGGCATTGAGGAAAGGAAGAATGGAAACCTTTGCCTTTTGATATTTGACCCTGGTTGTCCCTCCCAAGAGTTGCAGAAGTTATTGCAGCCAGATCTCAGCGGTGCCAGACTTAAACATCTCCGCAAATTACCCAGTGCCTTAAAACACAAGCAGTACCAAATAGTGGCAGTAGAGGGCACCCTTTCACAAGAAGAGAAACAT GTACGGCTGCAAAATTCTAGAATTCTACAAGCTGAGAAGATTCCTTGA
- the zufsp gene encoding zinc finger-containing ubiquitin peptidase 1 isoform X1, with amino-acid sequence MFTCEICGEEGFSEPDIKTHLLINHFENEMSCPFCCLSGVTYDELEFHINVAHSEENSDAADSSEYPTKELIPQTIGTVHSSTSSHLEMDVDALEGVSSSGETDEVLCTGSLGSHELFNAGTAVSTVPKARPPAPPQGSSETVKVKQVSAQDRDGQRESVTDYREPKKPEPWVSGRTAKHGTQSSQFPGQQDASNDNFEEQVKPKQKRLVSPIKGISTEKMYACPMCALVCRDCYILQEHVELHLQESMAEEKTSHSNQQLVRSPQEAEERRRHDVNLQGIHVLDNNASSKQPVKNVEKLVSPVIDKASPPSVKANTSGAPARKLYQCPMCALVSTNSNVLQEHVELHLMENSMTAADNSQSDLLLAKTLQEEEEKQRRAEEAGREAEEFRKLQNQFGLDNSGGYKQQHIQNMERAVARGQMVPAEFHRRKAEMMESLALGVDDGRTKTSGVIRALYGYYQRDGRDVARVWLCAETDHFHSSGGDKGWGCGYRNFQMLVSSLLKMDQYKDCFKDKTVPCIPKVQALIEDAWKEGADPQGASHFNRKLQGTRAWIGATEIYSILISLRVKSRILDFHCPTGPSDTHPRLFQWVRDYYSTAMGRGERLPPRVVQTASPPIYLQHQGHSRTIIGIEERKNGNLCLLIFDPGCPSQELQKLLQPDLSGARLKHLRKLPSALKHKQYQIVAVEGTLSQEEKHVRLQNSRILQAEKIP; translated from the exons ATGTTTACCTGTGAAATCTGTGGGGAGGAGGGATTTTCTGAACCTGATATAAAGACCCATCTGCTCATAAACCATTTCGAAAATGAGATGAGCTGCCCCTTCTGCTGCTTATCGGGGGTCACCTACGATGAACTGGAGTTCCACATTAATGTAGCCCACTCTGAGGAAAACAGTGATGCAGCAGACAGCAGTGAATATCCCACTAAGGAACTCATCCCGCAGACCATCGGAACTGTTCACAGTAGTACAAGCAGCCATTTAGAAATGGATGTTGATGCTTTAGAAGGAGTATCGAGCTCTGGGGAGACGGATGAAGTGTTGTGTACTGGTTCCCTAGGAAGCCATGAATTGTTTAATGCAGGAACTGCTGTTTCTACGGTTCCAAAGGCCCGACCTCCAGCCCCGCCTCAAGGTTCTTCAGAAACGGTGAAGGTAAAACAAGTTTCCGCACAGGACAGAGATGGACAGAGAGAGTCCGTCACAGACTACAGGGAACCAAAAAAGCCTGAGCCCTGGGTTTCTGGGAGAACTGCAAAGCATGGTACACAGAGCAGCCAATTCCCCGGACAGCAGGATGCATCTAATGACAATTTTGAAGAACaagtaaaaccaaaacaaaagcgCTTGGTGTCCCCTATAAAAGGT ATTTCTACAGAAAAAATGTATGCATGTCCAATGTGTGCACTTGTGTGCAGGGATTGCTACATTCTGCAGGAACATGTTGAGCTACACCTTCAAGAAAGCATGgctgaag AAAAGACCAGCCACTCCAATCAGCAGCTGGTTAGAAGTCCACAGGAGGCTGAGGAAAGGCGGAGACATGATGTAAATTTG CAGGGTATCCATGTCTTGGATAACAACGCAAGTTCCAAACAACCAGTTAAAAATGTAGAAAAACTTGTATCGCCAGTGATTGATAAGGCTTCACCACCTAGTGTGAAAGCCAACACGTCAG GGGCTCCGGCAAGAAAACTATATCAATGTCCTATGTGTGCCCTCGTCAGCACAAACAGTAACGTCTTGCAGGAGCATGTTGAGCTGCACTTAATGGAAAACAGCATGACTGCAG CAGATAACTCCCAATCAGACCTGCTCCTGGCTAAAACGTTACAAGAGGAAGAAGAGAAGCAAAGAAGAGCTGAGGAGGCCGGACGGGAGGCTGAGGAGTTTCGGAAGCTGCAG AATCAGTTTGGTTTAGATAATAGCGGTGGCTACAAGCAGCAGCACATTCAAAATATGGAGAGAGCCGTTGCCCGAGGCCAGATGGTGCCAGCAGAGTTCCACAGACGAAAAGCAGAAATGATGGAATCATTAGCTTTAGGGGTAGATGATGGCAGAACCAAAACGTCAG GTGTAATTAGAGCATTGTATGGCTACTATCAGAGAGACGGCAGGGACGTAGCACGCGTGTGGCTTTGTGCTGAAACAGACCATTTCCACTCCTCGGGAGGAGATAAGGGCTGGGGATGTGGATACAGGAATTTCCAGATGCTTGTGTCCTCCCTGTTAAAGATGGACCAGTACAAGGATTGCTTTAAAG ataAGACAGTTCCTTGTATTCCAAAGGTTCAGGCTCTGATTGAAGATGCCTGGAAAGAAGGTGCTGATCCTCAAGGTGCGTCCCATTTTAATCGCAAGCTGCAGGGCACACGCGCCTGGATTGGGGCCACCGAAATCTACTCTATACTGATATCGCTACGAGTGAA GTCTCGCATACTCGATTTTCACTGCCCGACTGGCCCTTCTGATACTCACCCTCGATTGTTCCAGTGGGTAAGAGACTACTATTCAACGGCCATGGGCAGAGGAGAAAGACTGCCACCAAGGGTCGTTCAGACTGCTAGTCCTCCAATTTATCTGCAGCACCAAG GTCATAGTCGTACAATTATAGGCATTGAGGAAAGGAAGAATGGAAACCTTTGCCTTTTGATATTTGACCCTGGTTGTCCCTCCCAAGAGTTGCAGAAGTTATTGCAGCCAGATCTCAGCGGTGCCAGACTTAAACATCTCCGCAAATTACCCAGTGCCTTAAAACACAAGCAGTACCAAATAGTGGCAGTAGAGGGCACCCTTTCACAAGAAGAGAAACAT GTACGGCTGCAAAATTCTAGAATTCTACAAGCTGAGAAGATTCCTTGA
- the zufsp gene encoding zinc finger-containing ubiquitin peptidase 1 isoform X2 yields MFTCEICGEEGFSEPDIKTHLLINHFENEMSCPFCCLSGVTYDELEFHINVAHSEENSDAADSSEYPTKELIPQTIGTVHSSTSSHLEMDVDALEGVSSSGETDEVLCTGSLGSHELFNAGTAVSTVPKARPPAPPQGSSETVKVKQVSAQDRDGQRESVTDYREPKKPEPWVSGRTAKHGTQSSQFPGQQDASNDNFEEQVKPKQKRLVSPIKGISTEKMYACPMCALVCRDCYILQEHVELHLQESMAEEKTSHSNQQLVRSPQEAEERRRHDVNLGIHVLDNNASSKQPVKNVEKLVSPVIDKASPPSVKANTSGAPARKLYQCPMCALVSTNSNVLQEHVELHLMENSMTAADNSQSDLLLAKTLQEEEEKQRRAEEAGREAEEFRKLQNQFGLDNSGGYKQQHIQNMERAVARGQMVPAEFHRRKAEMMESLALGVDDGRTKTSGVIRALYGYYQRDGRDVARVWLCAETDHFHSSGGDKGWGCGYRNFQMLVSSLLKMDQYKDCFKDKTVPCIPKVQALIEDAWKEGADPQGASHFNRKLQGTRAWIGATEIYSILISLRVKSRILDFHCPTGPSDTHPRLFQWVRDYYSTAMGRGERLPPRVVQTASPPIYLQHQGHSRTIIGIEERKNGNLCLLIFDPGCPSQELQKLLQPDLSGARLKHLRKLPSALKHKQYQIVAVEGTLSQEEKHVRLQNSRILQAEKIP; encoded by the exons ATGTTTACCTGTGAAATCTGTGGGGAGGAGGGATTTTCTGAACCTGATATAAAGACCCATCTGCTCATAAACCATTTCGAAAATGAGATGAGCTGCCCCTTCTGCTGCTTATCGGGGGTCACCTACGATGAACTGGAGTTCCACATTAATGTAGCCCACTCTGAGGAAAACAGTGATGCAGCAGACAGCAGTGAATATCCCACTAAGGAACTCATCCCGCAGACCATCGGAACTGTTCACAGTAGTACAAGCAGCCATTTAGAAATGGATGTTGATGCTTTAGAAGGAGTATCGAGCTCTGGGGAGACGGATGAAGTGTTGTGTACTGGTTCCCTAGGAAGCCATGAATTGTTTAATGCAGGAACTGCTGTTTCTACGGTTCCAAAGGCCCGACCTCCAGCCCCGCCTCAAGGTTCTTCAGAAACGGTGAAGGTAAAACAAGTTTCCGCACAGGACAGAGATGGACAGAGAGAGTCCGTCACAGACTACAGGGAACCAAAAAAGCCTGAGCCCTGGGTTTCTGGGAGAACTGCAAAGCATGGTACACAGAGCAGCCAATTCCCCGGACAGCAGGATGCATCTAATGACAATTTTGAAGAACaagtaaaaccaaaacaaaagcgCTTGGTGTCCCCTATAAAAGGT ATTTCTACAGAAAAAATGTATGCATGTCCAATGTGTGCACTTGTGTGCAGGGATTGCTACATTCTGCAGGAACATGTTGAGCTACACCTTCAAGAAAGCATGgctgaag AAAAGACCAGCCACTCCAATCAGCAGCTGGTTAGAAGTCCACAGGAGGCTGAGGAAAGGCGGAGACATGATGTAAATTTG GGTATCCATGTCTTGGATAACAACGCAAGTTCCAAACAACCAGTTAAAAATGTAGAAAAACTTGTATCGCCAGTGATTGATAAGGCTTCACCACCTAGTGTGAAAGCCAACACGTCAG GGGCTCCGGCAAGAAAACTATATCAATGTCCTATGTGTGCCCTCGTCAGCACAAACAGTAACGTCTTGCAGGAGCATGTTGAGCTGCACTTAATGGAAAACAGCATGACTGCAG CAGATAACTCCCAATCAGACCTGCTCCTGGCTAAAACGTTACAAGAGGAAGAAGAGAAGCAAAGAAGAGCTGAGGAGGCCGGACGGGAGGCTGAGGAGTTTCGGAAGCTGCAG AATCAGTTTGGTTTAGATAATAGCGGTGGCTACAAGCAGCAGCACATTCAAAATATGGAGAGAGCCGTTGCCCGAGGCCAGATGGTGCCAGCAGAGTTCCACAGACGAAAAGCAGAAATGATGGAATCATTAGCTTTAGGGGTAGATGATGGCAGAACCAAAACGTCAG GTGTAATTAGAGCATTGTATGGCTACTATCAGAGAGACGGCAGGGACGTAGCACGCGTGTGGCTTTGTGCTGAAACAGACCATTTCCACTCCTCGGGAGGAGATAAGGGCTGGGGATGTGGATACAGGAATTTCCAGATGCTTGTGTCCTCCCTGTTAAAGATGGACCAGTACAAGGATTGCTTTAAAG ataAGACAGTTCCTTGTATTCCAAAGGTTCAGGCTCTGATTGAAGATGCCTGGAAAGAAGGTGCTGATCCTCAAGGTGCGTCCCATTTTAATCGCAAGCTGCAGGGCACACGCGCCTGGATTGGGGCCACCGAAATCTACTCTATACTGATATCGCTACGAGTGAA GTCTCGCATACTCGATTTTCACTGCCCGACTGGCCCTTCTGATACTCACCCTCGATTGTTCCAGTGGGTAAGAGACTACTATTCAACGGCCATGGGCAGAGGAGAAAGACTGCCACCAAGGGTCGTTCAGACTGCTAGTCCTCCAATTTATCTGCAGCACCAAG GTCATAGTCGTACAATTATAGGCATTGAGGAAAGGAAGAATGGAAACCTTTGCCTTTTGATATTTGACCCTGGTTGTCCCTCCCAAGAGTTGCAGAAGTTATTGCAGCCAGATCTCAGCGGTGCCAGACTTAAACATCTCCGCAAATTACCCAGTGCCTTAAAACACAAGCAGTACCAAATAGTGGCAGTAGAGGGCACCCTTTCACAAGAAGAGAAACAT GTACGGCTGCAAAATTCTAGAATTCTACAAGCTGAGAAGATTCCTTGA